In the Xanthobacteraceae bacterium genome, GAGATCAGCGAAATGCGGTTCAGCTTCGGCGCGAGCGGCTCCGTAGTCCAGAGCAGACGGTGCTGGATCGCGCTGCCTGCAATGCAGGCGACGACCAGAATCGCGAGCACAGGACCAATCGCGATCAGTGTCTGGCCGAGCACCCTGAATATGATGTGCAGCACGATCGTAAGATCGTTGGCGAGATGCAGGTTGCCGAGCACGTCGCGAAACGCGACCGCCAGCTTGTTCGCCGCCGAACCGCCGAACATGAACAACGCCAGCGTACCGCCGAGCAGCAGGAACCAGGTATTGACCTCCTGGCTCTTGGCGACATCGCCGCGCTTGATCGCGTCTTCCAGCCGCTTTGCGGTTGGGTCTTCTGACTTTTCGGTATCTTGCCCTTCGCTCTCCGCCATCGCGCCCTGCCTTTACCGGACGATGCCAAGCAGCACGGTTTCGAGATGGCCGAGGAAGACGAGCATCGCCGCGCCGATGAAAGCGCCGAGCATGGCGAAACCGATCATGATCGAGAGCGGCAGGCCGAGAAAGAACACCTGCAACTGCGGCATCAGCCGCGCAAGGAGTCCGAGGCCGAGATTGAACAGCAGCCCGAACACAAGGAACGGTGCGGCGAGTTGCAGGCCTATCTTGAACGCGCCGCCGACGATGGTCACCATCAGCTGCGTCGCCTCCCCGGTCGGGAGAATCTCGCCGGGACGAAACAGCGTGTAGCTTTGATCCAGCGCGCCGATGGCGAGATGATGCAGGTCGGTGGCGAAGATCAGTGTGACGCCGAGCATCCCCAACAGATTGCCGATCATCATGCCCTGCTGGCCCTGATTGGGGTCGACGGCGGTCGCGAAGCCGAGGCCGAGCTGGTTGGCGATGGTCGCGCCCGCGACTTCCAGTGCGGACAGCGTGATACGCGCGGTAAGACCAAGCACCGCGCCGATGATGACTTCCTGAATCAGCACGCCGACCAGCGGCACATAATTCGTGCCCTGCAACGCCGGATAATTCGCGCGATAGATCGGCAGCAGCACCAGTGTCAGCAATAATGCAATGACTAGACGAATGCGCGTCGGGATACCGCGCTCGCCGATCCCCGGCATCAGCATCGTCATCGTGCCGAGCCGTGCGAACATCAGGATGAAGGTCGCCGCCAGACCGGGAAGGAAAGAGATATTGACGGTCACGACGCGGCCTTCGCGCAACTAGCCGGAGATGATGCGGGTAGCGATGCGGCCCATGTAGCCGTTCAGCAAATCGCCCATGAAGGGAAGCGCAATCAGGAGCGCGACGAAGATCGCGATGATCTTTGGCACGAATACCAGCGTCATTTCCTGAATCTGCGTCAACGCCTGAAACAGCGAAATGACGACGCCGACGACCAGCGCCACGATCATCAGTGGACCGGCCACCAGCAACAGCGTCCAGATGCCATCGCGCGCAACGTCGAGAACTTCGGGGCCATTCATCAGATCGGCATCCTCATGATTTCTTCGTAAGCCTGGATCATGCGGTCGCGCACCGAAACCAGCGTTTCCACCGCGACTTCCGTTTCCGCGACCGCGGTCACGACGTCGACCAGATCGCCCTTGTTGTTGGTGGCGGCCACCATCTTCGCGTCGGCGGCCTGCATCTTGTTCTGGAAGTCGCCGAGCGCGTTTTGCAGCATCGAGCCGAACGAACCGTCGTTCGCGTTGGCTTTCGGTCCCTGCATCGGCCCGGTCGCCGCGCGCTGGAGCGCGGCATAGGCATTGGCGGCGATTGTCGGCGTGGTCATGCGTTATGCCCCCGGCTTACGCTTTGAGGATTTCGATGGTGCGCGCGATCATGCGGCGCGTGGCGGTGATGACGTTGAGGTTCGCTTCGTAAGAGCGTTGCGCCTCGCGCATGTCCACCGTTTCGATTAGCGGATTGACGTTCGGATACTTCACGTTGCCCTGCGGGTCGGCGGCGGGGTGACCCGGCTCGTTGCGCACGGTGAAGTCGCTCTGGTCCGTGCGCACGTTGCCCATGTTGACGACGGTCGCCTGCAATTCGCGGTCGAAGCGGGTCTGGAACGTGGTAATGCGGCGGCGGTAAGGATCGTTGCCGGGAGCGTTCGCGGTCGAGTTCGCGTTCGCGATGTTCTCCGCGATGATCCGCATGCGGCCCGACTGCGCCCGCAGGCCGGTGGCCGAGATAAAAATGGAGCGCATGAAGTCCATGACCTGCCCTCACTTCCTGCCGATGGCGATTTTGAAAAGACCGAGCGTGCGCGAGTAGAGCGCCGCCGCGGTCTGGTGATCGGTCTGGTTCTGCGCGATCCGCATCATCTCTTCTTCGAGCGAGACGGAATTGCCGCGCGGCGTAACCTCGAACGGCTGCGAGCGGTCGGATGCGAAAGACGGGTCACCGCCGCTAATGCCGTTGATGTGCCCGTTCTGGGTCGCAGCCACCTGCACCGAGGTTGCCGCCTGCAACTGGCGGCCGAAGTCCTGCACTTTCAGGTCGCGCCCGCGATAGCCGGGGGTCTCGGCATTGGCGACGTTCTCCGATAGCAGGCGTTGGCGCGCTTCCAGCCAGCGCATCTTCGATTTCAGCATCGAAAGCAGCGGAAGATCGCCGACCGACATGACGAAAAGCCCCAGTATCCGGATTGGACCAGCAGGCAAGTCTTGCCGGGTTTATGGTTAAGGGCTGGTTAACGCGTTAACCAAACCGGCCCGCGCGGCAAGTCCGGCCCGCTGAAGGCCCAAGGAAAGCCGCGTTTTTCGGGCTGTTCGGGACCCCGCGTTAACGATTTATTAGGCATAGGGGCGGCATTTTTTGCCTGCCCGTTAAGGAAGGGGCGCGTACATGTTGAAATCGATCTTCGGCGACAACCAGATTCTCATCTTCGCGGTGGCCTTCGTTGGCGTACTCGCGCTGATCGGCATTATGGCGCTCCTGTTCCGCCGTTTCGGCAGCGGGCGGCTGCCTTCCTCCGGCGGTGGCCGTGGCCGGCAGCCGCGCCTCGGCGTGCTGGACAGCGCCGCCGTGGACGCCAAGCGCCGCCTCGTCCTGATCCGGCGCGACAACGCCGAACACCTCATCATGATCGGCGGCCCGACCGACGTGGTCGTGGAGACGAACATCGTCCGCGGCGGCGCAGCTGCGATGCCGCAGCCCGAACGACGTCCGATGCCGCAAGCGCGCATGCAGGCCGTCGAGCCGGAATTGCCCGAACCTTCGCTGGTCCCCGAACCCGACATGATTCAGGAACCGGCGCCGCGTCCGCAGCCGGCCGCTTATTCTCCGCCCCCGCCCATGCCGCAGCGCGCCGCTCCGCCCGCGCCGATGGCTCCTCCGCCGCCGCGCCCGATGGCTCCGCCTCCGGCTGCCGCTTCGCCGTTGCCGCCCGCTCCCGCGCCGATGGCCCCTCCGCCGATGGTGCCCGCTGCACCCGGCGCGCAACAACAGAAGCTCGATCCTCAATACGCCGACATGGCGCAACGCCTCGAGGCTGCACTTCGCAAACCGGCGACGCCGCCTTCGACGCCTGCCCCGCAGCCCGCGCCCACGCAGGTCATTCCGCCTGTCGTGGCTCCCGCCTCTCCTGCCCCTGCACCGACCAAGCCGATGATGCCGCAGGCTGGCAGCCCGCGGCCGCCGGCAGCGCCGGCGCGACCCATGCCGCCCGCTCCCCGTCCTGCAACGGCCGCGCCTGCGCCCGCAGGCTCCAGCAAAGACAATGTCTTCGACAGCCTGGAGGCCGAAATGGCGAGCCTCCTCGGTCAGGACGGAAAGAAGAACTGAGAATGTCCCGTGCCCGCCTCGTTGCACTGTTCGCAGGGATCGCACTGCTCGCTTTCGCGGGCGTGGCGGGCGCACAGGACATCAGCCTGACCTTCGGCAACAACAACAACGCGGGCACGACCGAGCGCGTGATTCAACTGATCGCGCTGATCACCGTGCTTTCGCTCGCGCCTGCGATCCTCGTCATGGTGACGAGCTTCACCCGCATCGTGGTTGTGCTGTCGCTGTTGCGCACCGCCATCGGCCTGCAAACCGCACCGCCGAACGCCGTGATCGTCAGCCTCGCGCTGTTTCTCACCGCGTTCGTGATGGCGCCCGCGTTCCAGACCGCCTACGACACCGCGGTCAAGCCGATCATCGCCGGCGAGATGCAGCCGCAGCAGGCATTCGAAAAAGGCGCAGAACCGTTCCGCGCGTTCATGCTGAAGAACGTTCGCGAGAAAGACCTCGCGCTGTTCATCGACCTCTCGCGCGACCAGAAGCCGGAAACGGCGGAAGCCACGCCGCTCCGCATTCTCGTCCCGGCCTTCATGATTTCCGAACTGCGCCGCGCGTTCGAGATCGGCTTTCTGCTGTTCGTGCCGTTTCTCGTGATCGATCTCGTGATCGCGTCGGTACTGATGTCGATGGGCATGATGATGCTGCCCCCGGTCATCGTATCGCTGCCGTTCAAGCTGATCTTTTTCGTCCTGGTGGACGGCTGGAGCCTCGTCGCAGGCTCGCTGGTGCAGAGCTTCGGAACGTAGCGAAGCCCGCTTTCCTTATCGCGCCGAAAGTTGCTCGTTACGCTGCGGCAGCGGCGCCGACGGATATTTCGCCTGATAGAGCTTGAGGAAAAGGCCGAGCGTATCGACCGACGCCAGCACCTTCGCCGCACCGGCAATGGAACGCGGACCGGGATTGGTGGTGAGTTGCTCGAAGGATTCCTTGGCCGGCCCCTCAAGCGCGCCCGCATATTTCTCCCGCAAACGGTCCAGACCGATCGCTTCTCCGGAAAGCGCATGGGCGAGCGCAGCGCGTAGAATGTCGTTCTTCTCGTAATCCTGTAGCGGCGCTTCGCTCTCGGTGCGCGCCGCCAGCATCGCCTCGATCGCTTCGCCGGCCTTGCGCCAGCGCTTCGCGCCCCAATAAATATCGGCACGCTGCCGGTCGGCTTCCGGCCCTTTCAGGCCGGAGATGATGTCCAGCGCCTGATCGAAGCGGTTGGTATCCATCAGCGCGCGCGACTCCAGCAGCAGCCGCCCTTCGCGAAGGTCGTGCGGCAAATCCGCGAGGCGCGTGGCCGCGAGGATCGCGACCGCCTTCTGCGGCTTGCGGTTCAGGAGATGAACGATTGCCAGCCTTGCCGCGACCTGCGCGCGTGCCGCACCTGTAAGGCGAAACTCCACCTGATGCTGCAGCAGCTCGGAAGCCTGATCGAGCAGATCGACCGCGACCAGCTTGTCGGACAACCGCCGGATCATTTCGTCGCCGCGGCGGCCAACTGGCGTCAGCTTCGAGAAATCGTAATAGAGCGCGAGCGCCTCGATTGGCGGCAACGCATCGGCCTTGTCCGACAGGAATAGATCCTCGAACACCAGCGCCATCTCGTTATGGAATGTTCGCGTGACCGGAGAATTGTTTTGCGCGAGCAGCGCGTGATCCAGAAGCCGGAATGCCTCGCGGTAGCGCGCCTCACCGACATACAGCCGCCCCAGCAAGCGATTGGCTTCGAGTTCAACGCGGTCCCCGCGCCAGTTGAATGCAAGCGACTCCAGCCGGTCGATGGCCTTCGCGCGATTGAACTCGCCGCGCGTAAAGCGCAGTTCGATTTGCCGGAATGCGGCCTCTGCCGTATACATATCGGTGTCGCCGCGCTGCGCGAGATCGTAAAGCGCGAACGCGCGGTCGATGCGGCCCAGTCCTTCGGCAAAGCGCCCGGATAACAACGCGAACTGCTTTGCGTAATCGTCGGGCACTTCGACGGTTTCAATGTCGGCGATCAAGCGGCCCGCTTCCTGAAAGTCCCGCACTTCGATGGCCGAACGCAGTGCCGAGAACAGCACGCGCCGCTGCAAATCGACCGGCAGCAGCTTCAATCCAGCAAGTCCGGCACGATAATTCTCGCGCGCGCCGCTCCAGTCACCCATCTCCGCGAAGGCAATGGCGCGAAGCAGCGCGGCATCCTGCGTATCCTTCACTTCCGAATGCATCAGGTCGTTGGCCGCCTGCGCCGGACGGTGCAGCATCAATTCGCTCAACGCACGCAGAAGGTAGAAACGCGAGCTGAGCGGCGTTTTGGAGTCTTCGCGCACGATATAGTCCAGCGTGCCCTTGGCTTCGGCTGCGTAACCGTTCGCGAGATAGAACGTAGCGAGCGCCATGCGCAGCTCGACCCGCTGTTGCGGCTGCGCTTCGGCGGCAAGCAACGAAAGCTCCGCCTCGCGCTCGCGGAAACGCCGGTTGCGCTCGGCTTCCCACAGCGTCGCATTCAACGGCGACGTGTCGGTGCGATCTTCGCGGTAAGGGGCAGCACGCGGCGGCGTCGAGAGCGCAAGTCCTTTCGGACGGCCAATCACCACGAGATCCTGCTTCACTTCGATTTCGAGGTCGTCTGCAAGCGGCACCACTGCGATGCCTTGCGCGGAAGCGAGCACGCGGAATTCGACATAGTTTTGCTCGCGCAGAACACCGCGCGCAGGCGCGCGCGCAGTGAGAATACGAAGCTCGTCCCCGGTCGCCTCATCTTTCAGCCGGTGCAAGGTACCGCTCGCAGCGGCTTCCATCGGAAAGGCCAGCGCTGCGCCAATCGCGCCCGGAATACGCCGCAGGTTGAGCGGACGCGCAGCGCCGATCATCGCGTCCCCGAAATACACGGTCCAAGCCTTGCCGTCGGTTTCCGCGCTGACCAGCCAGTTACGCAGGAGCCGCAAACGCACCGCTTTCGCACCCGGCAAATCGACCACGGAAACTTCGGCGAACACGCGGCTCTTGTCCTCGAGCAGTTCGCGCAAGGAGATCGCGTTGCCGGAATCGAAAATCATCCAGACCCACTCGCCACGCCGGAAGATCGCGGTGGCGGGAGCATCGAGATAGGGAAAGCCGAGCCGCACGCCGCTGTTGGTCGCCGTCAACGCGACCATCACCGTCTTGTCATCCGCTCCTTGCCGGTCGGCCGCCTTCTCCGGCATTTCGACCTTTGGCGGCGCGTCGTTCGCGACAGCAGGCGGAACATCGGCGGCAGGCGCCGCCGGTTTTTGCGGTTGTTGCGGAAGCTGCGCTGGCGGCGGAGCCGCAGCCTGCGCGGGATAACCGGGAGGTTGCTGACCGATATGTTCGTTCTTGTCGTCCGCTTCCGGAGTCTGGCCCTGCACCGGCTCGGGCTTCTCCACGGGTGGCGGCGTCACATCGACGATGAACTGGCTCTGCTCGCGGAAACCCCGCGCGGTCGCTTTCGGCGCAAGGATCATGCGCACGATGGCGGTGCCGTTATCGGTCTCTGTCTCGATACCGGCGACGCTCGGCGGCAACAGTGCTTTCACTTCGCCGAGATCGACCTGCACCGGCGCGGCGAAGGTAATGCGGATTTCCTGCCCGTCCTGCTCGTAGGAAATCTGCATGGGGTCGCCTAGCAGGAACGCAAAACGCGAAAACGCGGGCGCCTGTGCGAAGCGAAGCTTCACCGGCTGCCAGGCCTTCTCTTGCACGGCATTCTTTTGGCGGATCGCTCTTTCCGCATCGCGCGCACGGCGCGAGAGATTATCCACCACGTCCTGCGGCAATCCCGGCGGCAATCCTGTCCAATTTTCGGGCAGGAGATCGACGAACAGCTTCTCGCCGGCCGCCATCGTGTTGACCGTGACCTTCTGCGACAGCGCAATACGAACCGCCTTCGCGTCGGGATCGGCGCGGGCAACCTGCACGAGATCGCGCAAATCGGATTGCAGGCTATCGAGCTTCACGCGCACGGGCCGTTCGAAACGGACGATGAGCACGCCGTTGGAGAAACGCGCCTCCGTCTTCACTTCCTCCGGGAACGTGAAGATCAGCCGCGCGAAACCATTCTCCATCGTGGCCGAAAGCTCGGCCTCCAGCGCCTGCGGCTGCTGTGCGCGAAGCGGAGCAAAAGCCGCCGCGACAAACAACGCCGCGACAGTAAAAGCCGCGGCGCAGACGCGCCGTTTGTTCGAGAGAAACGCCACCATGATTGCCCGGTTTATTCCGCCGCTGCTTCCAGCGCAGACCCTAGGCAAACAGCGTTAATGCAGGATTAGCGGGCCGGGATCGTTAGCGAGACGTTAACGTACCGGCGGCGGGTTGGTCTTTTGCTGTTTCGGCTGCTGTTTCGGCGCTGGTGGCGGGACATTCACCCGCTGCAAATCGCCCGGCGGCGTCGCCTTGTCGGGCGAAAGCCCGCGTGCCAGTTCGATCGTCAGACGCTGCGCCGGCTCCACCGACATGACCGCGAGCACGTCGGCAAGTTTCGCGGGCTTCATGGCGCGCGCAACCTCGACCAGCACCTTCATGTCGAGCTTGTCGAAGATGCGCGCGGCATCCTTCGGCTTCATGCCCTCGTACATAATGACGAGGTTTTTCATTTTGGCTTCGGTATCCGCGGGCTTTTCGTTGCCCGCGGCTTCAAGCATCTTGAGTTCGTTCAGCTTCGCTTCGAGCCGCTGCTCCGCCTCTTTCAGCAGGTTCTCGCGCAATTCCAGATCGCGCGTCTTGGCGTCGAGTTCCTCGCGGCGCTGCTGCAAACGCTCCAGCAGCGCGCGCTGCCCGGGCGAAGGATCGCCCGGCACGCCGACATGAATCCCCGGCGGGGTTTCCGGCGCCTTGGGCGGACCCGGCGGCGGATCTTGCGGGCCGTTCTTGGGTTCTTCCTTCTTCGTCTCCTTCGCCGGCATCGCGCTCGTATAATCGGGCGCGTTGTCGTTGGTCTGCATCGCCCGCGGCGGCTCGGTCGCAACCACCGTCAACGGCCGCGACAGGCGATCCCCGCCCGAAAAGATCGTCATCGCCTTGATCAGCAGTAGCGATGCCGCGGCGAAGATGACGACGGGGATAAGCCGGAGACGGGTCATTCCTTACCTTTGCCTTACGCGGCTTCGCCGGCCCGCAACCTCGCGCGCATGGCGAGCGCCTGCGCCGCCTGCGCGGTTTTCGCAGCCGAGCGCATCGGCGCGACATTCACGGGTTCCTGTTGTGGGGCTGCCGGCTGCATGCGCGCCGCTTCCGCCACATCCGCGATCTGCGCGATGCGTTGCAGCACTTCGTTTCCGCGCGCCATTTGTTCGTCCAGGCTTTGCGTCGTCTCGCGGGCCGTCCGTAAGCTTTCGCCGAGGGTATCGTTGGTCTCGCGCGCGATAGTGCGAAGATTGTTGATCGCGCGTTCCGCAAATTCGGTTGCGGTGATCAGTTCGCCGATCGTGCCGCGCATCGCGGACTCGTCGGAGCGCAGCCGGGCGAGACGCTTGTTCAGTACGATACAGTAACCGATCGTCAGTCCGAGCAGGATCGCGACCAGTCCTTCGATAATCAATCCGTAGAGATTGCCGCTCATGTTGCCTCCACCCGGCCCGACATCGTGCCGGCCTGTTCGAACATCGCCATCGTGGTACGCGAACGCCGCAGGGGTTTTGCGACCCTGACCGCGACTCGATCGCCGACACGGCCCATGCGCCCTTCGGAAAGCAGCGCGCCGCCGCAGCGAACCTTGACCAGCGTGTCCGGCCGGATGTCGAGCATCAGCGTATCGCCGACGTCGAGGTTCATCAGCTTCTTCAGCGGCAGCATGTCCTCATAAAGTACGGCGTCGACTTCGATCTGCGCGTGCCAGATTTCGGTGGCAAGGTGCGACTCCCAGATCGAGTCGCGCCCGAACTTGTCGCCCATGAAGTTCTGGAGCAGCGTCGTGCGGATCGGCTCGATCGAGGCATAGGGCAGCAGGATTTCGATGCAGCCGCCGCGATCTTCCATCTCGACGCGAAGCCGCACCAGAATTGCCGCGTTGGTCGGCCGCGAGATCGCCGCGAACTTCGGATTGGTCTCGACGCGGTCAATGGAGAACGACACCGGTGTCACCGGACTGAACGCCGCTTCCGCGTCGGTCAGCACCAGCTCCATCATGCGCCGCACAAGGCCGGTTTCGATGGTGGTGTACGGCCGCCCGTCGATATGGACCGCGTTGGTGCCGCGCCGTCCGCCGAGCAGCACGTCGATCATCGCATAGATCAGCGACGACTCGACCGTGAACAGGCCAAAGCTGTCCCACTCCTTCGCGCGCAATACACCGAGAATGGTGGGCAGCGGGATCGAGTTCAGGTATTCGCCGAAGCGAACTGAAGTGATGCGGTCGAGCGAGACCTCGACGTTATCGGAAGTGAAATTGCGGAGCGATGTCGTCATCAACCGGACCAGCCGGTCGAACACGATCTCCAGCATCGGCAGGCGTTCGTAGGAAACCGTCGCCGAGTCGATGATCGCGCGCAGGCCGTTCTGTTCGGCGAGATTCAGGTCGTCGAGGCGAAAACCGAGCAGGCTGTCGATTTCTTCCTGATTGAGCGCGCGCTCGGCGGCACCCGCGACCTCCACTTCCGAAGCAGCGGACTCGTCCACCATCTTTTCCCAGTTCGCAGCGACCGCGTCGTCGTCCGGTTTCTGCGATTTCGCCGGGGCTTTCGTTTCAGCCATACTGGCGCGCCTTCACTGGATCACCACTTCCTTGAACAGGACCTGGCGGATTTTCGCGGGCGCAATCGCGGCATTGATCCGGCGCAGCAATTCCTCGCGCAACCGATACAAGCCGGCAGAGCCTTCGAGATCCACCGCGCGCAGCTCGCGCATATGCACCTGGAAGGTATCGATCACGCGCGGCATCGATTTTTTCAGCGCTTCGGCGACATTGTTGTCGGCCATTTCCAGCGTGATCTTGACCCGGAGATATTGCGGCCGCTCGCTGGAAGCCGAGAGGTTCACCGTCATTTCGGGCAGGTCGTAGTAATAGCTTTTGACGACTTCCTGCTTTTCCGCCGGCTTGCCGCCGGTGAAGAAAAAGAAATATCCGGCGCCGAGCGCGGCGAGCAGAAGCACGCCGACGCCGATCATCATCAGCTTCTTTTTCGACTTGGCAGGCTTCGCGTTCCCGCCTTCCGGCAGGTCTTCCGCATCCGCGGCGGCGGTATTC is a window encoding:
- a CDS encoding flagellar biosynthetic protein FliO, which gives rise to MLKSIFGDNQILIFAVAFVGVLALIGIMALLFRRFGSGRLPSSGGGRGRQPRLGVLDSAAVDAKRRLVLIRRDNAEHLIMIGGPTDVVVETNIVRGGAAAMPQPERRPMPQARMQAVEPELPEPSLVPEPDMIQEPAPRPQPAAYSPPPPMPQRAAPPAPMAPPPPRPMAPPPAAASPLPPAPAPMAPPPMVPAAPGAQQQKLDPQYADMAQRLEAALRKPATPPSTPAPQPAPTQVIPPVVAPASPAPAPTKPMMPQAGSPRPPAAPARPMPPAPRPATAAPAPAGSSKDNVFDSLEAEMASLLGQDGKKN
- a CDS encoding flagellar protein FlbB gives rise to the protein MTRLRLIPVVIFAAASLLLIKAMTIFSGGDRLSRPLTVVATEPPRAMQTNDNAPDYTSAMPAKETKKEEPKNGPQDPPPGPPKAPETPPGIHVGVPGDPSPGQRALLERLQQRREELDAKTRDLELRENLLKEAEQRLEAKLNELKMLEAAGNEKPADTEAKMKNLVIMYEGMKPKDAARIFDKLDMKVLVEVARAMKPAKLADVLAVMSVEPAQRLTIELARGLSPDKATPPGDLQRVNVPPPAPKQQPKQQKTNPPPVR
- the fliQ gene encoding flagellar biosynthesis protein FliQ, whose amino-acid sequence is MNGPEVLDVARDGIWTLLLVAGPLMIVALVVGVVISLFQALTQIQEMTLVFVPKIIAIFVALLIALPFMGDLLNGYMGRIATRIISG
- the fliP gene encoding flagellar type III secretion system pore protein FliP (The bacterial flagellar biogenesis protein FliP forms a type III secretion system (T3SS)-type pore required for flagellar assembly.), with amino-acid sequence MSRARLVALFAGIALLAFAGVAGAQDISLTFGNNNNAGTTERVIQLIALITVLSLAPAILVMVTSFTRIVVVLSLLRTAIGLQTAPPNAVIVSLALFLTAFVMAPAFQTAYDTAVKPIIAGEMQPQQAFEKGAEPFRAFMLKNVREKDLALFIDLSRDQKPETAEATPLRILVPAFMISELRRAFEIGFLLFVPFLVIDLVIASVLMSMGMMMLPPVIVSLPFKLIFFVLVDGWSLVAGSLVQSFGT
- the fliR gene encoding flagellar type III secretion system protein FliR, translating into MTVNISFLPGLAATFILMFARLGTMTMLMPGIGERGIPTRIRLVIALLLTLVLLPIYRANYPALQGTNYVPLVGVLIQEVIIGAVLGLTARITLSALEVAGATIANQLGLGFATAVDPNQGQQGMMIGNLLGMLGVTLIFATDLHHLAIGALDQSYTLFRPGEILPTGEATQLMVTIVGGAFKIGLQLAAPFLVFGLLFNLGLGLLARLMPQLQVFFLGLPLSIMIGFAMLGAFIGAAMLVFLGHLETVLLGIVR
- the fliM gene encoding flagellar motor switch protein FliM, producing MAETKAPAKSQKPDDDAVAANWEKMVDESAASEVEVAGAAERALNQEEIDSLLGFRLDDLNLAEQNGLRAIIDSATVSYERLPMLEIVFDRLVRLMTTSLRNFTSDNVEVSLDRITSVRFGEYLNSIPLPTILGVLRAKEWDSFGLFTVESSLIYAMIDVLLGGRRGTNAVHIDGRPYTTIETGLVRRMMELVLTDAEAAFSPVTPVSFSIDRVETNPKFAAISRPTNAAILVRLRVEMEDRGGCIEILLPYASIEPIRTTLLQNFMGDKFGRDSIWESHLATEIWHAQIEVDAVLYEDMLPLKKLMNLDVGDTLMLDIRPDTLVKVRCGGALLSEGRMGRVGDRVAVRVAKPLRRSRTTMAMFEQAGTMSGRVEAT
- the flgC gene encoding flagellar basal body rod protein FlgC, whose product is MDFMRSIFISATGLRAQSGRMRIIAENIANANSTANAPGNDPYRRRITTFQTRFDRELQATVVNMGNVRTDQSDFTVRNEPGHPAADPQGNVKYPNVNPLIETVDMREAQRSYEANLNVITATRRMIARTIEILKA
- the fliE gene encoding flagellar hook-basal body complex protein FliE, whose translation is MTTPTIAANAYAALQRAATGPMQGPKANANDGSFGSMLQNALGDFQNKMQAADAKMVAATNNKGDLVDVVTAVAETEVAVETLVSVRDRMIQAYEEIMRMPI
- a CDS encoding flagellar basal body-associated FliL family protein encodes the protein MANTAAADAEDLPEGGNAKPAKSKKKLMMIGVGVLLLAALGAGYFFFFTGGKPAEKQEVVKSYYYDLPEMTVNLSASSERPQYLRVKITLEMADNNVAEALKKSMPRVIDTFQVHMRELRAVDLEGSAGLYRLREELLRRINAAIAPAKIRQVLFKEVVIQ
- the flgB gene encoding flagellar basal body rod protein FlgB, whose amino-acid sequence is MSVGDLPLLSMLKSKMRWLEARQRLLSENVANAETPGYRGRDLKVQDFGRQLQAATSVQVAATQNGHINGISGGDPSFASDRSQPFEVTPRGNSVSLEEEMMRIAQNQTDHQTAAALYSRTLGLFKIAIGRK
- a CDS encoding chemotaxis protein, with protein sequence MSGNLYGLIIEGLVAILLGLTIGYCIVLNKRLARLRSDESAMRGTIGELITATEFAERAINNLRTIARETNDTLGESLRTARETTQSLDEQMARGNEVLQRIAQIADVAEAARMQPAAPQQEPVNVAPMRSAAKTAQAAQALAMRARLRAGEAA